In Fodinibius salicampi, a single genomic region encodes these proteins:
- a CDS encoding SelT/SelW/SelH family protein has protein sequence MDSDKNKLKIVYCTRCRWLFRASWLAQELLTTFEEDLDEVALSPGSGGTFDITLNGKVLFSRAKEGRFPESKELKQLVRDQIAPNRDLGHSDR, from the coding sequence ATGGATAGCGATAAAAATAAACTAAAAATTGTTTACTGCACGCGATGCCGGTGGCTTTTCCGGGCCAGCTGGTTGGCGCAAGAGTTGCTTACTACTTTCGAAGAAGACCTGGATGAAGTGGCTTTAAGTCCCGGCAGCGGCGGTACTTTTGATATCACGCTTAATGGAAAAGTCCTTTTTTCCAGGGCAAAAGAGGGGCGCTTTCCCGAATCAAAAGAACTTAAGCAGTTGGTCCGCGACCAAATTGCTCCCAATCGCGATTTGGGACATAGCGATCGGTAA
- a CDS encoding alpha/beta fold hydrolase, with protein MKSLLLLHGALGNKNQLDPFAYHLDDYFDLYRLDFEGHGEAGPTGGPFRIEYFVENVLGYMDEHGIKKANIFGYSMGGYVALALANKYPESIHKIATLGTILQWNPEIAEQECHYLHPEKIKEKVPHFAEKLKERHLSGWERVVDRTRDMLEYLGMHPQIRKEDWKKIKSSVRFHVGDRDNTARIENTVEVYKKMDYSELAVLPKTGHPVSEVNIDVLIPSLLEFFEAARDKDTNERSRKIKGYGSERKN; from the coding sequence ATGAAATCGCTTCTATTACTACACGGTGCTCTTGGAAATAAGAATCAATTGGATCCCTTTGCTTACCACTTAGATGACTATTTTGACCTGTATCGGCTGGATTTTGAAGGGCATGGAGAAGCGGGGCCTACGGGTGGTCCTTTCCGCATTGAGTATTTTGTAGAAAATGTACTGGGATATATGGATGAACACGGAATTAAAAAAGCAAATATATTTGGGTACAGCATGGGGGGATATGTCGCCTTGGCATTAGCTAATAAATATCCCGAAAGTATCCACAAAATAGCTACTCTTGGAACTATTCTTCAATGGAATCCGGAAATAGCAGAACAGGAATGTCATTATCTACACCCCGAAAAAATAAAAGAGAAAGTACCTCATTTTGCTGAAAAGTTAAAAGAACGGCATTTGTCTGGCTGGGAGCGCGTAGTAGACAGAACAAGAGATATGCTAGAGTATTTGGGGATGCATCCACAAATTAGAAAAGAAGATTGGAAGAAGATAAAAAGCAGCGTTCGTTTTCATGTAGGCGATCGGGATAATACGGCCCGAATAGAAAATACAGTAGAAGTGTATAAAAAGATGGATTATTCGGAGTTGGCAGTATTACCCAAGACCGGACATCCCGTTTCTGAAGTCAATATAGATGTATTGATTCCTTCTCTGCTGGAATTCTTTGAGGCAGCACGGGATAAGGATACAAATGAGCGGTCACGTAAAATAAAGGGCTATGGAAGTGAGCGGAAAAACTAG